A stretch of Miscanthus floridulus cultivar M001 chromosome 13, ASM1932011v1, whole genome shotgun sequence DNA encodes these proteins:
- the LOC136502134 gene encoding serine/threonine-protein kinase STY13-like yields MAQGANFPGFIGAVGGHADGANFGGNFCDMAFYQKLGEGSNMSVDSINSMQTSMHGGSIASSVGSNSDSRTGMLGHPGLKGPVIVGSYSVGHSIFRPGRVSHALSEDALAHALMDNKFPTETLKDYEEWTIDLGNLHMGMAFAQGAFGKLYRGTYNGMDVAIKLLERPEADPEKAQLLEQQFVQEVMMLATLRHPNIVKFIGACRKPLVWCIVTEYAKGGSLKNFLSKRQNRSVPLKLAVKQALDVARGMAYVHGLGFIHRDLKSDNLLISGDKSIKIADFGVARIEVKTEGMTPETGTYRWMAPEMIQHRPYNQKVDVYSFAIVLWELVTGNTPFANMTAVQAAFAVVNKGVRPAIPHDCLPALGEIMTRCWDADPEVRPPFTEIVRMLEQVEMEVLTTVRKARFRCCVAQPMTLD; encoded by the exons ATGGCACAAGGCGCCAACTTCCCTGGCTTCATCGGCGCCGTGGGTGGCCATGCTGATGGTGCGAACTTTGGCGGGAACTTTTGTGACATGGCCTTCTACCAGAAACTAGGGGAGGGCTCCAACATGTCTGTTGATAGCATTAATAGCATGCAGACCAGCATGCATGGCGGATCCATCGCCAGCAGCGTTGGCTCTAACAGTGACTCCCGCACTGGCATGCTTGGCCATCCTGGTCTCAAGGGTCCTGTCATTGTGGGAAGCTACTCGGTTGGGCACAGCATCTTCCGCCCTGGCCGGGTGTCCCATGCCTTGAGTGAGGATGCGCTGGCACATGCTCTGATGGACAACAAGTTCCCAACTGAGACACTCAAGGATTATGAGGAGTGGACTATTGATCTGGGGAACCTGCACATGGGCATGGCCTTTGCACAAGGTGCCTTTGGGAAGCTCTACAGGGGAACATACAATGGGATGGATGTTGCTATTAAGCTTTTGGAGCGACCTGAGGCTGACCCTGAGAAAGCTCAACTGTTGGAACAGCAGTTTGTCCAAGAAGTTATGATGCTTGCAACACTGAGGCACCCGAATATTGTCAAATTCATTGGTGCGTGCAGGAAGCCATTGGTTTGGTGTATTGTCACAGAGTATGCAAAGGGTGGATCCCTTAAGAATTTCTTGAGCAAGAGGCAGAACAGGTCTGTTCCGCTGAAGTTGGCAGTCAAGCAGGCATTGGATGTTGCACGCGGCATGGCCTATGTCCATGGCCTTGGGTTCATTCACAGAGACCTTAAGTCAGACAACCTCCTGATTTCTGGTGATAAGTCCATTAAGATTGCTGACTTTGGAGTGGCTAGGATTGAAGTCAAGACTGAGGGGATGACACCTGAAACTGGAACATACCGCTGGATGGCTCC TGAGATGATCCAGCATAGGCCATACAACCAGAAAGTTGACGTCTACAGTTTTGCCATTGTCCTGTGGGAGTTGGTAACTGGGAATACCCCTTTTGCAAACATGACTGCAGTGCAAGCTGCATTTGCTGTTGTGAACAAGGGTGTGCGACCAGCCATACCCCACGACTGCCTCCCCGCCCTTGGGGAGATCATGACCAGGTGCTGGGACGCAGACCCTGAAGTCCGTCCCCCATTCACTGAGATTGTGAGGATGCTGGAACAGGTGGAGATGGAGGTTCTGACCACTGTCCGTAAGGCTCGGTTCCGCTGTTGCGTCGCCCAACCGATGACGCTGGACTGA
- the LOC136499676 gene encoding uncharacterized protein, with protein MRGARGCLSGFRMLMIGELYSLSDLVSVYYKCHACLKFLAVLHHNNKSEPVLENNPSKSANAKDQILSGTENVSAGNARGASSLKSPKGPPEKASSVGKAGEQPFLYQQNVYAPQPQPLYPGGYMNPSGQWEEYPHYVNMEGLHSVSPGIYNDNQSLMLSPGYASNPQMMYGAYSPVSTVGDGQQYFPVHYPFSSPYYQPPASPSMGYSSSATGISQGGDPMLQQEYFLPDGLLYSPTPGYHHPFSSFDRVPTQPNNAPGLFGQGNLPLASGMVNGSGQFCGVAEMIGPVDFDRSVDYWQQDKWSGQFPVKWHIIKDVPNNLLRHIILENNDNKPVTNSRDTQEVKLEQGLQMLTIFKSHEAETTILEDFDFYEQREKALQENRRQQQPASTDPQKLVDTKAQGPVADISDAFSKAVQLKDTENSGTTLKAEGASAENGSAATAKVEGSANLNTGPMEESS; from the exons ATGCGCGGAGCAAGGGGTTGCCTCAG TGGCTTCCGAATGCTTATGATTGGGGAGTTGTACAGCTTGTCAGATCTTGTTTCTGTTTACTACAAGTGTCATGCTTGTCTTAAGTTTTTGGCTGTTTTGCACCATAACAACAAG TCGGAACCTGTACTTGAGAATAACCCCTCCAAGAGTGCAAACGCCAAGGACCAG ATTCTTTCTGGTACAGAGAATGTGTCTGCAGGCAATGCACGTGGCGCTAGCTCCTTGAAATCGCCAAAAGGCCCGCCAGAGAAGGCTAGCTCTGTCGGAAAAGCTGGAGAACAGCCTTTTCTCTACCAGCAAAATGTGTATGCACCGCAGCCACAACCACTCTATCCTGGAG GATACATGAACCCTTCAGGACAATGGGAGGAATATCCCCATTATGTGAATATGGAGGGGCTCCATTCCGTATCTCCC GGAATCTACAATGACAACCAGTCCCTCATGCTATCTCCTGGATATGCAAGCAACCCCCAAATGATGTATGGAGcatattctcctgtttccaccGTTGGAGATGGCCAACAATACTTCCCTGTACACTATCCCTTCTCAAGTCCTTACTATCAACCACCAGCTTCTCCTAGCATGGGATATTCAAGCTCTGCGACTGGAATATCCCAAGGAGGAGACCCTATGCTGCAGCAAGAGTACTTCCTTCCTGATGGCCTTCTATATTCACCCACACCAGGGTATCATCATCCATTCAGCTCATTCGACAGAG TACCGACACAACCAAATAATGCTCCTGGGTTGTTTGGTCAAGGGAATCTACCACTGGCTTCTGGCATG GTTAATGGAAGTGGCCAATTCTGTGGTGTGGCTGAGATGATTGGACCTGTCGATTTCGACAGAAGTGTTGATTACTGGCAGCAGGATAAGTGGAGTGGCCAGTTCCCTGTGAAGTGGCACATAATTAAGGATGTGCCGAACAACCTTCTGCGGCACATCATTCTTGAGAACAATGACAATAAACCTGTCACAAATAGCAGGGACACCCAGGAG GTGAAGCTGGAACAGGGCCTCCAGATGCTTACAATCTTCAAGAGCCATGAGGCTGAGACAACAATCCTGGAAGATTTCGACTTCTATGAGCAGCGGGAGAAAGCCTTGCAGGAGAACAGACGTCAACAGCAGCCTGCCAGCACCGATCCTCAGAAGCTGGTGGATACCAAGGCTCAAGGTCCTGTGGCCGATATATCAGATGCATTTTCTAAGGCCGTCCAGTTGAAGGATACTGAGAACAGTGGGACAACCCTGAAAGCTGAGGGTGCCTCAGCTGAAAATGGATCCGCTGCCACAGCCAAGGTTGAAGGAAGTGCAAACCTGAACACGGGCCCTATGGAGGAAAGCAGTTGA